A genomic window from Oceanobacillus timonensis includes:
- a CDS encoding metal ABC transporter ATP-binding protein: protein MNHKSAALSVHNLTVSYGEQTALQNIHFQIEQGKLAGIIGPNGAGKSTLMKAALGLISKDKGNIEVFGEPVNKMRKNIAYVPQRNNIDWDFPINVLDTVLLGTFPKLGVFHRPKKINRKRAYECLEQVGLSDYKKRQIGELSGGQQQRVFLARALAQEAQLFFLDEPFVGIDATSEETIIRVLKELRDNGKTVIVIHHDLSKAEEYFDDLLLINTELIDYGSTHKVLKPETITKAYQTQVPFLQANGGGNR from the coding sequence ATGAATCATAAGAGTGCGGCATTATCCGTTCATAACCTAACAGTCTCTTATGGTGAACAAACCGCGTTACAAAACATCCATTTTCAAATTGAGCAAGGAAAACTGGCAGGTATTATTGGACCGAATGGCGCAGGTAAGTCTACCTTGATGAAAGCAGCACTTGGTTTGATTTCCAAGGATAAAGGAAATATTGAAGTTTTTGGAGAACCCGTCAACAAAATGCGTAAAAATATTGCGTATGTACCACAACGTAATAATATCGACTGGGATTTCCCAATTAATGTTTTGGATACGGTATTATTAGGGACTTTTCCAAAGTTGGGTGTTTTTCACCGCCCCAAAAAAATAAATCGAAAACGAGCTTATGAATGTTTAGAACAAGTCGGTTTAAGTGATTATAAAAAACGCCAAATTGGAGAATTATCAGGTGGACAACAGCAGCGCGTCTTTCTGGCACGTGCATTAGCTCAAGAGGCTCAGTTATTCTTTCTTGATGAACCTTTTGTGGGCATTGATGCGACTAGCGAAGAGACGATTATTCGCGTTCTTAAGGAATTACGTGATAATGGCAAGACAGTTATTGTCATTCACCATGACCTTTCCAAAGCAGAAGAATACTTCGATGATCTATTATTAATTAATACAGAATTAATTGATTATGGTTCTACGCACAAAGTGCTAAAACCAGAGACAATTACGAAAGCCTATCAAACCCAGGTTCCATTTTTACAAGCGAATGGAGGTGGGAACAGATGA
- a CDS encoding DMT family transporter: MSAWALAIVVVSAVIHATWNILAKKSSGGAAFVWLYMLTSAVIYAPLAFMVIIWSDVKFGWVELAFILASALLHMLYAVTLQKGYRIGDFSLIYPIARGTAPMLIAVAAFFLLEEEIHWLGQIGILCIVFSVFIFTGGFRILREKNVLYPILYGIFIGCMIASYSLLDKYIVSVTVIHPILLSYGSILGQVILLIPFAKKHWQEVRQNWKRLKLETIGVGLLNPLAYILILIAMVTTPVSYVSPVRELSILIGAIFGVIFLREDFGRRRIIAAAVMVIGVIAIAIS, from the coding sequence ATGAGTGCATGGGCACTAGCCATCGTTGTGGTTTCAGCTGTTATTCATGCAACATGGAACATTTTGGCGAAAAAATCCTCAGGAGGCGCTGCATTTGTATGGCTATATATGTTAACGAGTGCGGTGATTTATGCCCCTCTTGCTTTTATGGTAATAATATGGAGTGATGTGAAATTTGGATGGGTAGAACTTGCATTCATTTTAGCGAGTGCTCTGTTACATATGCTCTATGCAGTAACCTTGCAAAAGGGATATCGCATAGGTGATTTTTCATTGATTTATCCGATTGCCCGTGGAACGGCTCCGATGCTGATTGCGGTAGCCGCGTTCTTCTTGTTAGAAGAAGAGATCCATTGGCTTGGACAAATCGGGATTTTATGCATTGTTTTCAGTGTATTTATATTTACAGGCGGATTTCGGATTTTACGAGAAAAAAATGTACTCTATCCCATTTTGTATGGTATCTTCATTGGCTGTATGATTGCGAGTTATTCCCTTTTAGATAAATATATTGTGAGTGTGACGGTAATCCACCCAATCTTACTTAGTTATGGAAGCATTCTTGGACAAGTGATTTTACTAATTCCATTTGCTAAAAAACATTGGCAGGAAGTCCGTCAAAACTGGAAGCGGTTAAAGCTGGAGACAATCGGCGTGGGTCTATTAAATCCATTGGCTTATATATTGATATTAATTGCCATGGTAACGACACCAGTAAGTTATGTTTCTCCGGTAAGGGAGCTAAGTATATTAATAGGGGCCATATTTGGAGTCATTTTCTTGAGAGAAGATTTTGGACGACGAAGAATTATTGCTGCAGCGGTGATGGTTATTGGTGTTATTGCAATAGCAATTTCTTAA
- the ppc gene encoding phosphoenolpyruvate carboxylase, whose product MMETKDKNASLRNDVNMLGNILGEVLKLYGGKELFDKVETIREMTKSFRSGSDNDTYHTLKKEINSLKPPLRQQVIRAFSIYFHLINIAEQNHRIRRKRQYLQDENASQSFSIERAVTKVKESDLTNDGIQSVLNDLSIELVMTAHPTEATKRTVLEIQKRISAHLRKLDNPLTTQRERKDVEESLFNEVTALWHTNELRQRKPEVLDEVKNGLYYFDQTLFETLPDVFQELEAQLQEQIPVKKDWQVPNFINFGSWIGGDRDGNPNVTPEITWQTLELQRNLILKKYDASMVELMRRFSQSSERITINQQFIDKVEEEECTYLNEQDKWPIQSEVYRRKFAVILKRLRETGKTSQGYHDAEELVHDLKEIKESAEAHLPEPRRLKTIRKLIRQVEMFGFHLATLDVRNHSGEHETAIHEILTAAHITDDYAGMTEEDKQKVLSEVLNEPRPLLLFDGGYSKETRNILEVFRTIKKAHEEFGKRAIEVYLISMSESPSDLLEVLVLAKETGVYRLYPDGTVESDIDVAPLLETIDDLIAGPEIMKTLFEMDVYRKQLEARGEHQEIMLGYSDGSKDGGTLSANWNLFKAQEEIHNMARQYNIRLKFFHGRGGSLGRGGGSLSTSILSQPAETLEDGVKITEQGEVLSSRYLLEDIAYRNLEQAASALFTRSAKTLNTPAQEELRQKEWEKAMESMSEKSLQKYQSLVFGDPDFLTFFHQGTPLTELGALNIGSRPMSRKNSQQFEDLRAIPWVFAWTQSRYMLPAWYAAGTGLQSFMEEDDSHLEILQTMYKEWSFFQSTINNLQMALMKADMKTAKEYLELVEDPHVAKRIYEDIADEYERTRNALLQISGNEELLSHTPTIQESVYLRNPYVDPLNFLQVDLMRQLRETANPSDELVTEVLLTINGVAAGLVNTG is encoded by the coding sequence ATGATGGAAACAAAGGATAAAAACGCCTCATTGCGAAATGACGTTAATATGCTTGGGAATATATTAGGGGAAGTTTTGAAGCTTTATGGCGGAAAAGAATTATTTGATAAAGTAGAGACCATTCGGGAAATGACTAAAAGTTTTCGCAGTGGGTCTGATAACGACACATATCATACGTTAAAAAAGGAAATCAACAGCTTAAAGCCACCATTGCGTCAACAAGTTATCCGCGCTTTTTCGATTTATTTTCATTTAATTAACATTGCGGAACAAAATCATCGAATCAGACGCAAACGCCAATACTTACAAGATGAGAATGCAAGCCAATCTTTTTCGATAGAAAGAGCGGTTACGAAAGTGAAAGAAAGTGACCTGACAAATGATGGGATTCAAAGTGTGCTGAATGATTTATCTATTGAATTGGTTATGACAGCACATCCAACAGAAGCAACAAAGCGGACAGTATTGGAAATACAAAAACGGATATCGGCACATTTGCGTAAGCTGGACAATCCGCTTACAACACAAAGAGAGAGAAAAGATGTGGAAGAAAGCCTGTTTAATGAAGTCACGGCTTTATGGCACACGAATGAATTAAGACAACGGAAACCAGAAGTATTAGATGAAGTGAAAAATGGACTTTACTATTTTGATCAAACGTTATTTGAAACATTGCCAGATGTCTTTCAAGAATTAGAGGCGCAATTACAAGAACAAATTCCAGTGAAAAAAGACTGGCAGGTGCCAAATTTTATCAATTTCGGTTCTTGGATTGGAGGAGACCGGGATGGAAACCCGAATGTCACGCCTGAAATAACCTGGCAGACACTGGAACTGCAGCGGAACTTGATTTTGAAAAAATATGATGCTTCCATGGTTGAGCTGATGAGACGATTCAGCCAATCCAGTGAACGTATCACGATTAATCAGCAGTTTATTGATAAGGTAGAAGAAGAAGAGTGTACGTATTTGAATGAGCAAGATAAATGGCCTATCCAATCGGAAGTATATCGACGCAAATTTGCAGTTATCTTAAAACGTTTGCGGGAAACAGGGAAAACTTCCCAAGGATATCACGATGCGGAAGAACTGGTTCATGATCTCAAAGAAATCAAGGAAAGTGCAGAGGCGCATTTGCCAGAACCAAGAAGATTAAAAACGATTCGGAAACTGATTCGTCAAGTAGAAATGTTCGGCTTCCATTTAGCGACGCTGGATGTACGAAATCATAGCGGCGAACATGAAACAGCGATTCATGAGATTCTGACAGCCGCGCATATTACAGATGATTATGCTGGAATGACAGAAGAAGATAAACAGAAAGTATTGAGTGAGGTATTGAATGAGCCGAGACCTCTGCTGCTCTTTGATGGCGGCTATTCAAAAGAAACACGGAACATTTTAGAAGTTTTTCGAACGATTAAAAAGGCGCATGAGGAATTCGGAAAACGAGCGATTGAAGTTTATTTAATCAGCATGTCGGAATCACCAAGTGATCTGTTAGAAGTCTTAGTGCTTGCTAAAGAAACCGGCGTTTACCGTTTGTATCCAGATGGTACCGTGGAAAGTGATATTGATGTTGCGCCATTACTGGAAACGATTGACGACTTAATCGCAGGACCGGAAATTATGAAGACATTATTTGAAATGGATGTCTATCGCAAACAGTTAGAAGCACGCGGCGAACATCAGGAAATTATGCTCGGATATTCCGATGGAAGTAAAGACGGGGGTACGTTGAGCGCCAACTGGAATCTGTTTAAAGCGCAGGAAGAAATCCATAATATGGCGAGACAGTATAATATTCGTCTGAAATTCTTCCATGGACGTGGCGGTTCCCTTGGCCGCGGAGGCGGTTCATTAAGTACAAGCATTCTTTCTCAACCGGCAGAGACGTTAGAGGATGGTGTGAAAATTACAGAACAAGGAGAAGTGCTTTCTTCCAGATATCTGCTCGAAGATATTGCTTACCGGAATTTGGAGCAAGCAGCTTCTGCTTTATTTACCAGGTCTGCTAAGACATTAAATACACCTGCCCAAGAGGAATTGCGTCAAAAAGAGTGGGAAAAGGCAATGGAATCGATGTCGGAAAAATCATTGCAGAAATATCAATCACTTGTGTTTGGTGACCCGGATTTTCTAACATTTTTCCACCAGGGAACCCCGTTGACGGAATTAGGCGCTTTAAATATCGGTTCGCGGCCGATGAGCAGAAAGAACAGCCAGCAATTTGAAGACTTGCGGGCGATTCCATGGGTATTTGCATGGACGCAATCCAGATATATGTTGCCTGCCTGGTATGCAGCAGGTACAGGGCTGCAATCCTTCATGGAAGAAGACGACAGCCATCTGGAAATCTTACAAACCATGTATAAAGAATGGTCATTCTTTCAATCGACTATCAACAATTTACAAATGGCATTGATGAAAGCAGATATGAAAACGGCCAAAGAGTATTTGGAGTTAGTGGAAGATCCTCATGTGGCAAAACGAATTTATGAAGACATTGCAGATGAATATGAACGGACCAGAAACGCATTGCTGCAAATTTCCGGCAATGAAGAGCTGCTCAGTCATACACCGACTATCCAGGAATCTGTTTATCTCCGTAATCCATATGTTGATCCGCTCAATTTTCTGCAAGTAGATTTAATGCGGCAATTAAGAGAAACGGCAAATCCTTCTGATGAATTGGTGACAGAGGTATTGCTGACAATCAATGGTGTAGCTGCAGGATTAGTGAATACAGGTTGA
- a CDS encoding four-helix bundle copper-binding protein: MLHQQHQALINALQDCIVACNHCYDACLKEEDIKMMAECIRLDRECAEICSYLAQALCRDTPFAADLASVCATICEACGNECKKHQHEHCQKCADACFACAKACKKSA, encoded by the coding sequence ATGTTACATCAACAACATCAAGCGCTTATCAATGCCCTACAGGATTGCATTGTCGCATGTAATCACTGTTATGATGCATGTCTGAAAGAAGAAGATATAAAGATGATGGCAGAATGCATCCGCCTGGACCGGGAATGCGCGGAAATCTGTTCCTATCTGGCACAAGCTCTATGCAGAGATACACCTTTCGCCGCTGACTTGGCTTCTGTTTGTGCTACAATTTGCGAAGCGTGCGGAAACGAATGCAAAAAACATCAGCATGAACATTGTCAGAAATGCGCGGATGCTTGCTTTGCATGCGCAAAAGCATGTAAAAAGAGTGCCTAA
- the tatA gene encoding twin-arginine translocase TatA/TatE family subunit, with product MGLANIGIPGLILIIVIALIIFGPKKLPEIGKAAGQTLREFKSTANDIMEDDTEKTHQKEKS from the coding sequence ATGGGATTAGCAAACATAGGGATTCCTGGATTAATTCTTATTATTGTTATAGCATTAATCATTTTTGGACCCAAAAAACTGCCGGAGATTGGGAAAGCAGCTGGGCAAACATTAAGAGAATTTAAAAGCACTGCAAATGATATTATGGAAGATGATACGGAGAAAACGCACCAGAAAGAAAAAAGTTAG
- a CDS encoding DUF4188 domain-containing protein, giving the protein MGKEIFTGRYTTENDQDVVVFIIGMRINKRLAVRKWGPVFMAMPRMIKELYENQEELGFLSMESYFGLRTTMMVQYWRSTEDLLAYAKGKKHLTAWQHFNKKVGENDAVGFYHETYQIQAGTYESVYRNMPLFGMGNAGNPIPIDAQHHSARKRLQGVKIK; this is encoded by the coding sequence ATGGGTAAAGAAATATTTACGGGCAGATACACGACAGAAAATGATCAAGACGTTGTTGTTTTTATTATTGGAATGCGTATCAATAAAAGGCTAGCGGTTCGTAAATGGGGACCTGTTTTTATGGCAATGCCACGTATGATAAAAGAACTCTATGAAAATCAGGAAGAATTAGGATTTCTTTCCATGGAAAGCTACTTTGGTCTGCGTACAACGATGATGGTTCAATACTGGCGTTCCACAGAAGATTTACTGGCATATGCAAAGGGAAAAAAGCACTTGACTGCATGGCAGCATTTCAATAAAAAAGTGGGAGAAAACGATGCAGTCGGCTTTTATCATGAAACCTACCAAATACAAGCCGGCACTTATGAGTCTGTCTACCGAAATATGCCATTATTCGGGATGGGTAATGCAGGCAACCCTATCCCTATTGATGCACAGCATCATTCTGCCCGCAAACGGCTGCAAGGTGTGAAAATAAAGTGA
- a CDS encoding PadR family transcriptional regulator — MKKINDSMYAVLGILTTGCHSGYEIKQFIDNSLNHFWKISYGQIYPTLKRLEEEGLATVQTSAQEGKPERKEYFLTEKGKEVLKNWLEQPLKQLPVERNEVLLKLFFGRHQTEEQSRYLLEDYKQKLEKLYQTYEGIEEGISRYNNNHRDAKYWLFTLDYGKRVTEAAIAWCDATIKEL; from the coding sequence ATGAAAAAAATTAACGATTCGATGTATGCCGTACTCGGTATTTTAACCACAGGGTGCCATTCAGGCTATGAAATAAAACAGTTTATTGATAATAGCTTGAATCATTTTTGGAAAATCAGCTATGGACAGATTTATCCAACGTTAAAGCGGCTGGAAGAAGAAGGTTTAGCTACCGTTCAAACATCAGCTCAGGAAGGAAAACCAGAACGTAAGGAATATTTTCTGACAGAGAAAGGAAAAGAAGTTTTAAAAAATTGGTTGGAGCAACCGTTAAAGCAGTTGCCAGTTGAGCGGAATGAGGTATTATTAAAGCTATTTTTTGGCAGACATCAGACAGAGGAGCAAAGTCGTTACCTTTTAGAGGATTATAAACAAAAGTTAGAGAAACTGTACCAAACGTATGAAGGTATTGAAGAAGGCATTTCCCGTTATAACAACAATCATAGGGATGCAAAATATTGGCTTTTTACCTTGGATTATGGAAAACGGGTGACTGAAGCTGCTATTGCATGGTGCGATGCAACGATAAAAGAACTCTAA
- a CDS encoding NADP-dependent oxidoreductase: protein MKAMLIHKYGQKNIQLKNVPMPKVSNNDVLVEIHAASINPVDFKIRDGKLKPLIKYKMPLILGNDFSGTVIKTGKNVTKFKIGDPVYGRPRKSRIGTFAEYIAIHEDDIAFKPENVTFEEAASVPLVGLTTYQAFHEILNLQPKDKILIQAGSGGIGTFAIQLAKEMGAYVATTASSAGKGLVERLGADKVINYREENFEEKLADYDYVYDTLGGDALINSFKILKPGGKIVSISDIPNARFGKENHYPFWKTIAFRLVSRKITKLERQNQVQYNFLFMKPSGEQLNKITELIEADKIKPLMDRVIPFEDIQKAMAYSESGRAKGKIVIKIK, encoded by the coding sequence ATGAAAGCAATGCTTATTCATAAATATGGACAGAAAAACATTCAATTGAAAAACGTCCCTATGCCTAAAGTATCGAATAATGATGTACTAGTAGAAATTCACGCTGCCAGTATTAATCCCGTTGATTTTAAAATTAGAGATGGAAAATTAAAACCGCTTATCAAATATAAGATGCCATTGATTCTTGGAAATGATTTTTCCGGAACGGTTATCAAAACGGGAAAAAATGTAACGAAATTTAAAATTGGAGACCCTGTTTATGGTCGTCCAAGAAAATCAAGAATCGGAACGTTTGCTGAATATATTGCTATTCATGAAGATGATATTGCATTCAAACCAGAAAACGTAACATTTGAAGAAGCAGCGTCCGTACCATTAGTCGGCTTAACTACCTATCAGGCATTTCATGAGATATTAAACCTTCAGCCGAAAGACAAAATTTTGATTCAGGCAGGCTCTGGCGGGATCGGAACCTTTGCGATTCAACTTGCAAAAGAGATGGGTGCTTACGTCGCTACAACCGCAAGCAGCGCCGGCAAAGGTTTAGTAGAAAGGCTAGGTGCGGATAAGGTGATAAACTATCGTGAAGAGAACTTTGAGGAAAAACTAGCTGATTATGATTATGTATATGACACTTTAGGCGGGGATGCTTTAATCAATTCATTTAAAATCCTGAAACCCGGCGGAAAAATTGTATCTATTTCTGATATTCCAAATGCCCGCTTCGGAAAAGAGAATCATTACCCTTTTTGGAAAACAATCGCTTTTCGATTGGTATCAAGAAAAATAACGAAATTAGAAAGACAAAATCAGGTTCAATATAATTTTTTATTTATGAAACCAAGCGGTGAGCAATTAAACAAGATTACAGAACTTATCGAAGCAGACAAAATCAAACCATTGATGGACCGTGTGATACCTTTTGAAGATATACAAAAAGCGATGGCGTATTCAGAGTCAGGCAGGGCAAAAGGAAAAATTGTTATTAAAATAAAGTAA
- a CDS encoding ArsR/SmtB family transcription factor gives MKTNKIENLKYELEEVKDLLIALGDEKRQIIIIALLNDHACNGLRVIDLTEETKLSRPAVSHHLKILKQIGIVAIRREGTKNYYYLSNTVPEMEKLRDLLNNVLEVMDGREEER, from the coding sequence ATGAAAACAAATAAAATAGAAAACTTAAAATATGAATTGGAGGAAGTAAAGGATCTTCTCATTGCTTTAGGAGATGAAAAACGACAAATTATCATTATTGCTTTACTGAATGATCATGCGTGCAATGGTCTGCGTGTCATCGATTTAACGGAAGAAACAAAACTGTCACGACCGGCGGTATCTCATCATTTAAAAATACTGAAACAAATCGGTATTGTGGCTATACGCAGGGAGGGGACAAAGAATTATTATTATCTTTCCAACACAGTGCCGGAGATGGAGAAATTGAGAGATTTGCTGAATAATGTTTTGGAAGTAATGGATGGAAGGGAGGAGGAAAGGTAA
- a CDS encoding MerR family transcriptional regulator, with protein MDASNKLMTTGEFAALCDVKKQTLFHYDDIGLLEPEYKNENGYRFYSIQQAEAYSLIDMLKEIGMSLAEIKDFLQSKNPKKITDLLTEKEKLIDKKIEKLQRTQQLISNQKKQTERALQLDLDQFTITDMEMEQIVLSENILNYSHKDITKMIIAFMKYVKQGEINVENWGALIRQEQIETGDYLNYSHFFLRENSLHLTETYHTKAGKYIIGYHKGSYLSTYKTYDKIKAYLDKKGYRICGDSFEEYLYLMDGISLDVKANYVIKIMIQVEEK; from the coding sequence ATGGACGCTTCCAACAAACTGATGACAACGGGAGAATTTGCAGCATTATGTGATGTCAAAAAACAAACACTTTTCCACTATGATGATATTGGCCTGCTGGAACCGGAATATAAAAACGAAAATGGTTATCGTTTTTATTCCATTCAGCAAGCTGAGGCTTATAGCTTGATTGACATGTTAAAGGAAATTGGAATGTCTTTAGCAGAAATTAAAGACTTTTTACAATCTAAAAATCCGAAGAAGATTACTGATTTATTAACAGAAAAAGAGAAACTGATAGATAAGAAAATAGAGAAATTACAGCGAACACAACAGCTGATTTCAAATCAGAAAAAGCAAACGGAAAGAGCCTTACAGTTAGACCTTGATCAATTTACCATTACGGATATGGAAATGGAACAGATTGTATTAAGTGAAAATATTTTAAATTACTCGCATAAAGATATTACAAAAATGATAATCGCTTTTATGAAATACGTGAAGCAAGGCGAAATCAATGTTGAAAATTGGGGAGCTCTCATTCGCCAGGAACAAATAGAGACAGGTGATTACTTAAATTATTCCCACTTCTTTTTGCGTGAAAACTCGCTTCATTTAACGGAAACATACCACACAAAGGCTGGGAAATATATCATTGGCTACCATAAAGGGAGCTATCTGAGTACGTATAAAACATATGATAAAATAAAAGCTTATCTGGATAAAAAAGGGTACCGTATTTGTGGCGACAGCTTTGAAGAGTACTTATATCTAATGGATGGAATCAGCTTGGATGTAAAAGCAAACTACGTCATAAAGATAATGATTCAAGTAGAAGAAAAATAA
- a CDS encoding small multi-drug export protein, with protein sequence MLNYLSLAATAWFIGFFPMTEIYIAVPVTMAMGLDTVSSIVWSSIGNFLPVPLIAFFYSLLAKSKRIKKWMDKLAESKYKKRIEKQGPLVVLLITPIVGSWAMAVIANGVGMNKINLFLSAGGSILLYGIILAVLTHYGIDFVS encoded by the coding sequence ATGTTAAATTATTTGAGTTTAGCTGCTACAGCGTGGTTTATCGGATTTTTTCCGATGACTGAAATATATATTGCGGTTCCAGTTACGATGGCGATGGGGCTGGATACGGTGTCCTCTATTGTCTGGTCAAGTATAGGGAATTTTTTGCCGGTTCCTTTGATTGCCTTCTTTTATTCATTGCTTGCGAAGTCGAAACGTATTAAGAAATGGATGGATAAATTAGCGGAAAGCAAATATAAAAAACGCATTGAAAAACAAGGTCCGCTTGTTGTCCTGCTTATCACCCCTATTGTCGGCTCATGGGCAATGGCAGTAATTGCTAATGGAGTTGGCATGAATAAAATAAATTTATTCCTGTCTGCAGGAGGGAGTATTTTATTATATGGTATTATACTAGCTGTTTTAACGCATTATGGAATTGATTTTGTGAGTTAA
- a CDS encoding Rpn family recombination-promoting nuclease/putative transposase — MFTAPVILEEEADYMKHDRLTKKLIQEFFEEFIEGFFPDLHPYIDFSNVTFFEQEVYLDYIEGSKKEIDVLAEVKLHHEDKILHIHTEAQSTHEADFPERMFLYFSYLYAKHRKPIQPIAVLSYNRSQEEPTQFKIDTPTQEVLQFNFLQLQLRKKNWKEYIQSDNPAAAALLSQMGYEEHERVQVKLEFLRMITRLKINPAQMEFLNGYFETYLKLNKKEEEQMMEKMENLPEEEKEMVMQLPNSYFERGKQEGIEEGIKKRNQELALKLIARGMSTSDIAEITDLSEAEIKKLASE, encoded by the coding sequence TTGTTTACAGCACCAGTCATTTTAGAAGAAGAAGCAGACTACATGAAGCATGATCGGCTGACGAAAAAGCTGATACAAGAGTTTTTTGAAGAATTTATCGAAGGATTTTTCCCCGACCTTCACCCCTACATTGATTTCTCCAACGTCACATTCTTTGAACAGGAAGTCTACCTGGACTACATCGAAGGCTCCAAAAAGGAAATTGACGTGCTCGCCGAAGTGAAGTTGCATCACGAGGATAAAATTCTCCATATTCACACCGAAGCGCAATCCACCCATGAAGCTGATTTCCCCGAAAGAATGTTTCTCTACTTCAGCTATCTTTACGCCAAACACCGCAAACCAATTCAACCTATCGCCGTTTTGAGTTATAATAGAAGCCAAGAAGAACCGACACAATTCAAAATCGATACACCAACCCAAGAAGTACTTCAATTTAACTTTTTACAATTACAATTAAGAAAGAAAAACTGGAAAGAATATATTCAATCAGATAACCCGGCCGCAGCCGCATTGCTTAGTCAGATGGGCTATGAAGAACACGAGCGTGTCCAGGTAAAGTTGGAATTTCTGCGTATGATTACCCGTTTGAAAATCAATCCGGCGCAAATGGAGTTTCTTAATGGTTATTTCGAGACGTATTTAAAACTAAACAAAAAGGAGGAGGAACAAATGATGGAGAAAATGGAGAACTTGCCAGAAGAGGAAAAAGAAATGGTCATGCAGCTGCCGAATTCTTATTTTGAGAGAGGAAAGCAAGAAGGAATAGAAGAAGGGATAAAAAAGCGGAACCAGGAGTTAGCTTTGAAACTGATAGCAAGAGGTATGTCAACCAGTGATATTGCAGAGATTACAGACTTAAGCGAAGCAGAAATTAAAAAGCTTGCTAGTGAGTAA
- a CDS encoding NAD(P)/FAD-dependent oxidoreductase has translation MLYDCAVIGGGPAGLNASLILGRGRQQVILFDDDTPRNAVTQESHNFISRDGVHPAEFKKASYEDLNKYPTISVQRNHVVDIVPTASYFQIQTEKGQQYEAQRVILATGLKDILPEIEGMHQFYGTSLFGCPYCDGWELKDLPLVYIAAYPHAFNSIKMVSNWSKDIVVCTNGKDSISPQEKAILSQKNIQVIEDEILRLHGEGGQLKSIQFKNGKELQREAGFISTKLQQAAPFAGRLGLESNGMGGIKIDPYGRTSRKGVYAAGDNAGGLPQQVIAAAEGSKAAISVLSDYVAETF, from the coding sequence ATGTTGTATGATTGCGCAGTTATAGGAGGAGGACCTGCCGGATTAAATGCGTCCCTTATTCTAGGCAGGGGAAGGCAGCAAGTGATTTTATTTGATGACGATACACCCCGCAATGCAGTCACCCAGGAATCGCATAATTTTATTTCCAGAGATGGGGTTCATCCTGCCGAATTTAAAAAAGCATCTTATGAAGATTTAAATAAATATCCAACGATTTCCGTTCAAAGGAACCACGTGGTTGATATTGTTCCGACTGCTTCTTATTTTCAAATTCAAACAGAGAAAGGGCAGCAGTATGAAGCACAAAGGGTTATTTTGGCAACGGGATTAAAAGATATCCTTCCAGAGATAGAAGGTATGCATCAGTTTTACGGAACGAGTCTGTTTGGATGTCCATATTGTGATGGATGGGAGCTGAAAGATCTTCCATTAGTCTATATTGCTGCATATCCGCATGCTTTTAATAGTATTAAAATGGTTTCCAATTGGAGTAAGGACATTGTCGTTTGTACGAATGGGAAAGATAGCATTTCTCCGCAGGAAAAAGCTATTTTATCCCAAAAGAATATCCAGGTGATAGAAGACGAGATTTTGCGTCTGCATGGAGAAGGCGGGCAATTAAAAAGCATTCAATTTAAGAATGGAAAGGAACTCCAGCGCGAAGCCGGATTTATTTCGACTAAATTACAACAAGCAGCTCCTTTTGCCGGACGTCTGGGTTTAGAATCCAATGGCATGGGAGGAATTAAAATAGACCCTTATGGTCGTACAAGCAGAAAGGGTGTATATGCCGCAGGGGATAATGCTGGTGGACTGCCTCAGCAAGTAATTGCTGCCGCAGAAGGAAGTAAAGCCGCCATCAGTGTACTTAGTGACTATGTGGCTGAAACCTTTTAA